Sequence from the [Bacteroides] pectinophilus genome:
ACTCCGTCCATGTCACTCATCTTAGTATGGCAGTGAAGCTCTACACGTTTGGTAAGTGCATGATCCATTCTCCTGACACGCGTATCACTCGACTTGCGGATACCCGTCACTGAGCTTATCGAAAGTTCATGGTCATATTTGTCCAGCATTGTAACGCCTTTTATCTTTATAAAATTCTTTTCCGTGATAAATGACGTAAGCTCCGGAAGCTGCTCATTCTTGGCGAACATCTTTACGGTTATTGTGTCTGTAAAGTCCGTGACATCGAACATTATGATAGTCTTTTCGTTACGGATTTCACGAAGTTCAACACGCCTTATCATTCCGGCGATTACAACCTCGCCCATCTCAGACTGTATCTGGCTTATATGTATAGGCTCCTCATCAAAGTCACGTCCAAAGAGAACATCCGGATTGTTCGGCCGCTTCTGGTATCTGTCCTGTGAATACCTTGGTTTTGGGCTCTCTTCTGCCTTTTTAATCTCTTTAACGGGCTCAGCATTCTGCTTTGCGGCTGCCCCGTCACCTGCCGGCTTTTTCTTAATGGATGCACCTGTTGCACCGTCATGCACATCCGCTGATGCAGACTTTGCAGCGAGCACCTTTTCCTGTATCTCCTGCACACGCCTTGCTATCATCAGCTCATTTTCTTTTTCAAAATTAGTTTCTTTCTTTTTCTCGTATCTGTAGACTACATCTATCTCAAACCCAAATCTGTTAAGAAATATCTTCTCAAAATATTCCCTGAGTGTTCTGTCGTATGTATGCGCAAGAAATGAATCCTCAAGTATCAGCGTCAGCTCATCTTCCTTTTCAAATGTCCATTTGGAATTCTTGAGCAGGTTATATTCGAGTGTCCAGTATTTTTCCAACTCAAAAAGGATGCTGTCGTAGTATACGTCCATAATCTTCTGTGGAGTATACTGCTTAGACAGATCATATCTGTCGATTATCCTGACGTCCATATTCTTAATACGGAACACCTGGCTTTTGAGTATGTCCTCCATCTTATATACCAGTTCCTTGTGTATAAGGTGCCTGCTCTTCACATACACCCTTGCAAGCGAATTGGTTGAAGTCTTAGTAACTTTAACTACTTCAGCATCCGCGAAGTTATCTTTTAATTCCTGGTCGTCAATTCTAAGCGCAGAAAAAACTTCAAAAAATGTCATATCTTATTCCCAGTTATCAAGCTCTTCTTTGAGCACTTCAAGGAGTCTGTCCTCCTCTACCTTCTTTACAATCTCTCCGTGTTTTATGAGTACGCCGCAGCCATCTCCCCCGGCTATTCCGATATCAGCTTCCTTAGCTTCTCCCGGGCCGTTGACTACACAGCCCATTACAGCTATCTTTATCTTCAGATTGCTGTATGATGCCGCAAGTGTCTCTACCTGATTAGCAAGCCCGATAAGGTCTATCTTGGTACGCCCGCATGTAGGACATGAGACCACCTCAATTCCACTCTGTCTTATTCCAAGTGTTTGAAGGATGTACCTGGCAGCCTTAATCTCCTCAACAGGATTGCCAGTAAGTGAGACTCTGATTGTGTCACCGATTCCATGATACAGAATAACTCCAAGTCCGACTGCTGACTTTATGCTGCCCCTGTATACAGTGCCTGCCTCAGTAATTCCGACATGAAGCGGATGATCCGTCTTACTTGCTATAAGTTCATGTGCTTTAATGCACATAGGAACATCGGATGACTTTATGCTTATTACAAGATTATCATATCCAAGATCTTCTATAATCTTAACCTTGTCAAGTGCGCTCTCGACAAGTCCTTCGGCAGTTACGCCGCCGTATTTTACAACAAGGTCC
This genomic interval carries:
- the ispG gene encoding flavodoxin-dependent (E)-4-hydroxy-3-methylbut-2-enyl-diphosphate synthase produces the protein MYRDNTKTVRIGNAVIGGGNPILIQSMTNTPTEDVRATVAQILELEKAGCDIIRCTVPNRQAADAIAEIKKQIHIPLVADIHFDYRMAIAAIENGADKIRINPGNIGDNSKIKAVVDTAKDHNIPIRVGVNSGSLEKDLVVKYGGVTAEGLVESALDKVKIIEDLGYDNLVISIKSSDVPMCIKAHELIASKTDHPLHVGITEAGTVYRGSIKSAVGLGVILYHGIGDTIRVSLTGNPVEEIKAARYILQTLGIRQSGIEVVSCPTCGRTKIDLIGLANQVETLAASYSNLKIKIAVMGCVVNGPGEAKEADIGIAGGDGCGVLIKHGEIVKKVEEDRLLEVLKEELDNWE